The Engystomops pustulosus chromosome 9, aEngPut4.maternal, whole genome shotgun sequence genome includes a window with the following:
- the SLC39A7 gene encoding LOW QUALITY PROTEIN: zinc transporter SLC39A7 (The sequence of the model RefSeq protein was modified relative to this genomic sequence to represent the inferred CDS: inserted 1 base in 1 codon), whose protein sequence is MAARWLRRCAALAVICVIISVALAQDSHHGHSHGGHHHGHSHGHHGHSHGHSHGHGDHHGHSHGDHHGHSHGDHHGHSHGDHHGHSHGHEDLHHGHAHDHDDFADFKNRWTMGDAPPPAAEEERVKRESVPPPPRDSREKMDPMTLWTYAICATLLISAAPFFILFLIPVQSNSSQHQSLLKLLLSFASGGLLGDAFLHLIPHALEPHSXHQSEEEAHEHHGHGHSHDHSHGHMMSVGLWVLAGIIAFLVVEKFVRHLKGEAGHGHSHGHSHGQESKQNTKEKDDKQDGKDGVRQRNKETNTKGNQAGKGKAHTDMTVSGYLNLAADFTHNFTDGLAIGASFLVSSSVGIVTTITILLHEVPHEIGDFAILVQSGCTKKKAMMLQLSTALGALAGTACSLLAEGIGEAATLWILPFTAGGFIYIATVSVIPELLKDSRPGQSIKETFGLLLGVAMMVLIAHFE, encoded by the exons ATGGCGGCTCGTTGGCTGAGAAGATGTGCGGCTCTCGCTGTGATCTGTGTCATCATTAGTGTCGCGTTGGCTCAGGACTCGCATCATGGTCACAGCCACGGAGGTCACCATCACGGCCACAGCCACGGTCACCACGGCCACAGTCATGGGCACAGCCACGGCCACGGGGACCACCATGGGCACAGCCACGGGGACCACCATGGGCACAGCCACGGGGACCACCATGGGCACAGCCACGGGGACCACCATGGGCACAGCCACGGCCATGAAGACTTGCACCATGGTCACGCACACGATCATGATGATTTTGCAGATTTTAAGAACCGATGGACCATGGGAGACGCACCGCCCCCTGCTGCTGAGGAGGAACGTGTCAAGAGAGAATCTGTACCACCCCCTCCACGTGATTCCAGGGAAAAGATGGATCCCATGACACtatggacctat gCGATATGCGCCACGCTGCTCATCTCTGCTGCTCCGTTCTTCATCCTTTTCCTGATACCAGTCCAGTCCAACAGCAGCCAGCACCAGTCCCTGCTAAAGCTGCTGCTCAGTTTTGCCTCTGGGGGGCTGCTGGGAGATGCCTTCTTACATCTGATTCCCCATGCACTGG AGCCGCATT ACCACCAGTCTGAAGAAGAGGCTCATGAGCATCATGGACACGGACACTCTCATG ATCACAGTCACGGCCACATGATGTCTGTGGGTTTGTGGGTTCTGGCTGGAATCATCGCTTTCCTTGTGGTGGAGAAGTTTGTGCGACATCTGAAGGGAGAGGCTGGTCACGGACACAGCCACGGTCACAGCCACGGACAAG AGTCCAAGCAAAACACTAAGGAAAAGGACGACAAACAAGATGGGAAAGACGGAGTAAGACAGAGGAACAAGGAGACCAACACCAAGGGGAACCAGGCGGGAAAAGGCAAAGCGCACACAG ATATGACTGTTTCTGGGTATCTGAACCTGGCGGCTGACTTCACACATAACTTCACCGACGGTTTGGCGATCGGAGCCTCTTTCCTGGTGAGCAGCAGCGTAGGAATCGTCACCACCATCACCATCCTGCTCCACGAGGTGCCCCACGAGATCGGAGACTTCGCTATTTTGGTGCAGAGCGGTTGCACTAAGAAAAAG GCTATGATGCTGCAGCTCAGCACAGCTCTGGGCGCTCTCGCGGGCACTGCCTGCTCTCTCCTGGCAGAGGGCATTGGTGAAGCTGCCACCTTGTGGATCCTTCCATTCACTGCTGGAGGTTTCATCTACATAGCCACCGTGTCTGTGATCCCTGAGCTCCTAAAGGATTCTCGCCCCGGACAATCCATCAAGGAGACATTCGGCCTGCTCCTAGGAGTCGCCATGATGGTTCTCATTGCGCACTTTGAATAG